The window CCAAGAGATTCCAGGGTAATATCCCGGCCGAAGCGTTTTTCGGTGCGCACTTTGACCCCGAGATCAAGGATGCCCTGGATTTCCCAATCGAGCACATCCTTTGGGAGCCGGTATTCCGGGATGCCGTAGCGGAGCTGGCCGCCCAGTTTGGGCATGGACTCGAAAATGGTGGGGTTGTGGCCGAAGCGGCGCAGAAAGTAGGCGCAGGACAAACCAGCCGGACCGCCGCCGATGACGGCCACGCGCTGACCCGTGGAGGGCGCGCAATGCACGGGTAACCGGGTGCCGGAATTCATCTCCCAATCCGCTACAAACCGTTTGAGCATGTTAATGCCCACGGGTTCGTCCACATGGCCCCGTCGGCAAACGGTTTCGCAGGGGCGGGGGCAGACGCGTCCGCAAACCAGCAGCAGGGGGTTGCGTTCCTTGATCGTCTGCACTGCGCTGGCATAGTCGCCGTTTTTTACGCAGTTGATGTATTTGGGAATATTGATTTCACCCGGGCAGCGCTGGCGGCAGGGAGCCAGGCAGTCCGATGTCTGGTTGAGATGCAGAAGCGAGTCGGTGACGCCGTAAACGGACATGACTCCCCGGGGGCAAACCTCTTCGCATTTGCCGCAGGCGCGGCAGGCATCTGGATTGACGACTGGATATCCGTTTTCGCCCATGAAAATGGCGTCAAACGGGCAGGCGCGAACACAGCTCCCCAAGCCCAGACAACCTTCGGGACACATCTTGGAACCGCCGTGAAGCAGGTGTTGGGCGCGGCAGTCGGATGCTCCCTCATAGTGATAGTTTTCCTCGGCGCGGATTCCGCCGGTACAGTCCACATGCGCCAGACGCGGTTCCAGAGTGACCACCTTGAGTCCCATAATCGAGGCCACGTTGCGGGCGACTTCCTCGCCGCCTACGATGCAGACGTCGGCCCCCTCCTTGCCGGCCACCACGGCAGCGGCGGCTCCGGCGCATCCTGGGTAGCCGCAGCCACCGCAGTTGGCTCCGGCCAGGGCGTCCTCCACTTGGGCCAGGCGAGGGTCTTCATCCACATACAGCAGACGGGAAGCCACGCCCAGAATAACGGCGGCGGTGAATCCGATGCCCATCAGGGCCAGGAAGGATGTGAAAATCATGAACGCTCCTTGCGAAGACGAAAGCTGAACATACGGATCGAGTTTGTGACCGTGTCGCCTGCTACAGCAGGCCGCTTGTGAGCCGGGCTAGGAAATCATGCCCTTAAAGGCGAAGAACGCCAGGGACATAAGTCCGGCCAGAATCAAGGCGATGGGGGTACCCTTCAAGGATCGCGGTACCCGCACCAAATCCAGCCGTTCCCGTATGCCGGAAAGGATCACCAGGGCCAACGCAAACCCGACACCCGAGGCAAAGGCGAAGACCACGGCTTTGAAAAAGTCGTATTCCTTGCGTTGCACAATGAGAGCGATGCCGAGCACGGCGCAGTTGGTGGTGATGAGCGGCAGAAAAATACCCAGTGAACGGTAGAGCGGGGGCAGCATCTTTTTCAGGAACATCTCCACGAATTGCACCAGCGAGGCGATGACCAGAATGAAGGCGATGGTTTGCAGGTAGCCAAGGCCCGCGGGAAGCAGCAGATACTCCTGCACCAGCCAGGTGATGGCTGTGGAAAGGGTTGCCACAAAGACTACGGCCGCGCCCATGCCCCCGGCCACGCTTAAACTTTTTGACGTGCCGATAAAGGGACAGTTGCCCAGGTATTGGGCCAGGACAATATTATTGACGAATATGGCCGCCAGGACCAGAAGCAGATATTCCTGCATGGCTTAGCGCTCCGTTCCCTTGCACAAGCCGCATGACCCGCACTCGTGAGTGGGGTTGGCCCGGGGCGCAAGTCCCCGGCGACGGCGTTGCAGGTTGGTGAAATAGTTCATGGCTCCCAGAACCATGCCCAGGCAGACGAACGCGCCAGGTGCCTCAATCATGAAACTGAAGGGTTTGAACGAGGGACCGAAAAGCTCTGCGCCGAACAGGGTGCCGTAGCCTGAGATTTCGCGGATCGCTCCCAAAAAGGTCAGGGAGAGCGTAAAACCCAGCCCCATGCCCAGACCGTCCGCCACGGAAAGGTGCGGCGGATTCTTGGAAGCAAATGCTTCGGCTCTTCCGAGGATGATGCAGTTTACCACGATGAGGGAAACAAAGATCCCCAGTTTTTGGTACAGGGTGTAGGCAAAGGCCTGCATGAGCAGCTCCACGGCCACCACCAGCGAGGCCGCGATAACGATATAGCAGGCGATGCGTACCTTGGGGGGCACAATTTTGCGCACCAGGGAAACGAGCAGGTTGGAAAGGGTGAGCACGAATACAACGGCCATGCCCATGCCGAATCCGCCGTCTGCCGTCTTGGTCACGGCCAGCACGGGGCAGAGTCCGAGCACCAGGCGGAAAGGCGGCAGTTCTTTCCACAATCCTTTGGAAAATTCCTTCCACATTCTGATCATGATTTCTCCATCATGCCGGACCCGCGCTATTGCTGCGCGGCTTCAGCAAAGACGCGCCGAAAGTCGTCCTTCAGGGCCGTGTAAATGGACAGGGCTTTTTTCACAGCCATGACAGAGGCCGTGGACGATATGGTGGCACCGGAAACAGCGTCGATGTCACCGCCCTGGGAGCGCAGTTCCAGGTTGGTCAGCTCATGCCCGCGGAATTGGCCGGTGAATCCGTGTTTGGCTACACGGGCACCAATCCCCGGTGTTTCCTTCATGGTGGTTACGCCGATGCCCTGGACCGTGCCGGGATCAAATGTAAATCCTACCATGACGCCGATCTGGCCGCCGTAGCCCCGGCTTTTGGTTTCAAAGGCCACACCCAGCAGCTTGTCGTCTTTCTTGGCAGGGAAGACCGTGATCTCCTGGTCCGTATCCGGAATTGTGAATACGTGGCGTTCCTTCACGGGGTCGTTGTTGAATGTCGGAAACACGGCGGCAATGGCCGGACCTTGGACGAAAGTGAGTTCCTGCTCCACAATGTGCGGGGCCGTGAATTTTTTCAGGCTGGCCAGGGAGAGTCCGGCCAGGCCGCAGATCAGCGAGAGCACGACAATCATTTTAAGCATTTCGCGCATCAGTACGCCCCCTCATGCACGATGAGCGGCTTGGGCCGGATGCGGTCCAGCAGGGGAGCCGCAAGGTTGGCCAGCAGGATCGCAAAGGCTGCGCCGTCCGGGTGAACGCCCCAGACGCGGATGATGATCAGCAAGCAACCCGCTAGAAGGCCGAAAAGAAGCGTGCCGATGGGAAAAACAGGGGAAGAGCCGTTGTCCGTAGTCAGGAAAAAGGCCGCGAACAGCGTACTGCCCGCCAGGAGGTGGAACACCGGTCCCGCGTACTCTTCGGGGTTGATGAGCTGGAAACACAACGCGGTGAGGGTAACGCCGAGGACGAATCCCAGGGGGATGAGCGGCTTGATGCGGTTCCGTGCCAGGAGCCAGAGACCGCCCGCCAGCACCGGCAAGGTCTGCACGGCCCCGAGTCCGCCGATTTCGTGGCCAAGAAGTAAGTCCATCAAGGGAACGTCTTCTACGGCCAGATAGCCGAAATGCTTGAGTTCATGGAGAGGAGCCAGGAAATTGGAGTCCAGCAGGGTCAACTCCGTGTTCATGAGTTCCGGCCAGGAGATGGACAGGATGGCCCAGCCCACGCAGGGCGCGGCAAGGGGGCTGGCCCCGATGCCGCCGAATACGGCCTTGCCCAGGACAATACTTGCGGCGGCTCCGGCCAACACCAGCCACCAGGGGGCGGAGGCGGGCAGCAGAAAGGCCAGCAGCAGCCCCGTGAGCAGAGCGTGCAGATCGTCCGTTTCGTTTTCCCGTTCCATAATGCGTGCGCAAAGAGCCTCCACGACAACGGCGGCCGCGGCGCACAAGGCCATGACACGCAAAGCGGGCAGGCCGTAGTTGACCACGGCCATCACCACTGCCGGCAGGAGCGCCAGCAACGTTTCCAGCATGATGCCGCGGGTGGTTCGTCCGCAATGGATGTGGGGCGGGCAGGACACGGTCAGCAAAGGAGAGGGCGGACGCATGATCAGGCTTCCTCCGTGTCTTGGGATGGGGCCGTGTTAGGGGGTTGTTCTGCTTGGGCCGAGGCATCGAGCCGGGCCAATTCGGATTTGGCCAGTTGCAGGTATTGCAGCAGGGGGCGGCGCGCCGGGCAAACATATCCGCAAATGCCGCATTCGAAGCAGGCTGCGACATGGCCGAAACGGGCACGTTCCCAAAGACCGGCCTCGGCACACATGCTGAGTTCTCCCGGAAACAACCGTGCCGGGCAGTGGCGGGCGCATTGGCCGCAGTTAAGGCAAGCCGCGTCCCGCACCGGCGGGTAGGTGCTTTGCGGGATGACGGTCACACCGTAATCCTGGAGATGGAGACCGGTATTCAGGTCGAATAGTGCCTGGCCGCACAGGGGACCGCCGCGCGACACCCGATCTCCTGCATCGGGCAGGGAGCCGGTGGCTTCCAGCAGGTCGTGAACGGGCGTTCCAACCATGGCGCGCAGGTTCCGGCCTTGGACGGTGAGGAAAACTTCTGTTCGCGGCAGGCCGGTTTCCATGATCCGTCCCAGCGCCATAAGCGTGAAGATGTTGATCACGGTGATTTTTTTAGAGACGTTTTTTTCGCCGATGGCCTGGAGGATCATGGTTTTCATGCCGTTGGGATGTCGGGGCGGCATCCGGACAACGTCACAGTTGCCGAAAGCCGATGCATCCACGTCCGGGCCGACCACGGTCACCTGGGTCGGCGTGATCAGCGTGCGGGCCAGGCGAAGCCCTTTCGAAAGCGTATCTCGAAAGTCGCGAAGCAGCCGTCCGGTGATGAAGATATTCGGTTCCGGTGGGGTGGCGTTGACGACCAATCGTCGGGCGGGTCGCAGGGCGTCCACATCCATGCCGCATTCGCTGAGGGCGTTTTTCAGTGCGGAGCCGTTCAGGGCGCTCAGATCCCTGGCCGCCACCGGCTCGACGGCCACAGGACCGCTTCGCACAGAGACAAACCCGTCTTGCACCCCTGTCACCTCGCCGGCAACCGGAGTATGCGTCCAGGGACCGAGGGGGTGGGCCGGTCGGCCGACAGCGCCGAAGCGGGGAAGTTCCTCCCCGGGAGTCACCAGGGGGAGGCCTCCACGCAACGGAATGTGGACTTCTTGTGCCTGCGGGGCGTCCTGCAACGGGCTGCCCGGATCAGTATGCAATATGAAATCGTTTTTGCCCATGGACGGTTACCTGATGTGACACTTGTCGCAGTCGTTTTCGCCGTAGGGGCCTTTTTGCAGATCCCGGTGGCAGTTCATGCATTGGTCATGGAAGGCATTGGTGCGCGTGAGTACCAGCTCACGGTCCGGATTCGGAGTGCGGTGGCATTGCTGACACGGGGTGTAAGAGCCGGAATAATTGGTCATATCCTTCATGCGGTGGCAGGGCGAGCACCCTTTGATGCCTTTGTCGAACATATCGTCGTGACAGGTGGCGCAGCGTTTGTGGGCCGCGTCCCGGAGGCTGGGCATATATTCATCCCCGGCGAGGTCATGGCATTGGTTGCAGTGGCCTGGTTCGTCCTCGATATCCGGCCCGTGGTGGCAGGCCTGACAGTCGTCAAAGGCATACTCTTTGTGTGCTTCGTGGTCGAAGGCCAGCTCGCCGAATTCCGCGTGGTGACATTTCACGCAGTAGCTTTTGTCCGGGAAGGAATTGACGTGCTCGGCGATGTAGTCCTGGTCAAAGGATGCGGGATGACAGGAACCGCAGGGGACAGGTTCGGCTTTCGCAGCTTGCTGTCTGTCATGTTCCGTTTTGGTTTCGTGGTGACATTGCACGCAGGCTATTTCGTAGTTCCGATGATGGCGAAGGTGGGAGAAAATCACCCGGCCGCCGTTGTTGTGAAACAGAATGCGCACGGGCAGCTTTTGGGCTGTGGCCGGGAGAAGATATCCAGCCAAGGCCACGGCAAGCAGCAGGCAGACGACTACCGTGATGGGAATGTGGCGTTTTTGCAAGATGGCGTACCTAAAATTATTGTTGGGCGGGAAGTATAACCATGTTTACCGGACTTCGTCCATACCCGCGAAAACCACCGTTGCCGTCGTTTGAAACGGGCTGTTTGCGCCGTTGTGTAAAAAACAGTGTTTCGTTTGACGGAAAAAGGAACCGGAAACCGCTGAAATAGACTTTGTGGCAGCGCCATGGCCAATTCCGGCGGTTCCGGCAAGGGATTCCCGATTTAATCGGTTTCCTTGTCAGCATCGGTTTGTGCCGTCTTGAGCCGCTTGGAATAGGACGCGGCTTCGATTCCCGCGACGCATCCTTCGCCCACGGCCTTGGCGATCTGCAAAGGGGGACCGCAGATGTCGCCAGCGGCGTACACGCCGGGAATGTTGGTACGCTGCTTTTTGTCGGTCTGCACGTATTTCATGGTCTCGTCCAGTTCCAGCCCAAGAGTGGCGGCCAGCTCCAGGACACCTTTGGCCCCGAGTTCGATGAACACCCCGGCAACATCCAGGCGTGTGCCGTCCTTGAGTTGTAGACCGGTGACCGCGTTTTCCCCTTCGATGGCTGCGACTTCGGCATTTTCAAGGATGGTGACGCCTTGTTCCCGAGCCTGGGCGAGTAGTTCCGGAGCCACGTCGAAGCGGTCGTTGATAAGCCAAACCTTTGATGCGGTATGGGAAAGGGTTACGGATCCGCCCACGGCGGCACTCTGGCCGCCCACCACTGCCACCGGTTCGTTGCGGAAAAAGCCGCCGTCGCATTCCACGCAATAGCTTACGCCTTTCCCCAGAAGTTCTTTTTCACCGGGGACGCCCAGTCGATTGCGACTGGTGCCTGTGGCCAGCACCAGGGAGCGTGCCGTAAAGGTGCGGCCGCTTTCGATGGTCAATTGGAAATGTTTGCCTTGTGGCAGGATGGAGAGCACGTCTTCTTCAATGATCTCAGTGCCGAAGTTCTCTGCCTGCATCTTGCCGGTTTCGAGCATTTCTTCGCCCGTGATTTTGAGCTGGCAGCAGAAGTTTTCCACATGCGCCCAAAACAGGCTGCTTTTGTGCATTCTTCCGAGCATGAGCACGTCCGCTTTTTTGCGGGACGCGTGGATGGCGGCCTGAATGCCGCCGGGACCGGAGCCGAGGATGACGACATCGTAGATTCGATTCATGAAAGCTCCTCAATGTTCTACGGTGAAGAGGGCAATCCCCATACTAAAGGCGTGGCGAAAAAAGGCAAGAGGCAAGCCGCAATTTGTCAGCATGACAGAATTTTCACATAATAGCGGCTCAGGAGGGAGCAGCGGCTTGCATCGTTTTGTCCGTGCCGCTCCATTCCTGCATGCGAACTGCGTCAGGAGACATGCTCCCCCAGGGAAGGGGAACGCGGTATGACAAAGCAATCGGCGGGGCAGTTGTTTCCGAAGCTGGGACGGGTCGTGTGCGGCGCGGACCGTTCGAAGTGTTGCTTCAGCCGGAAACAGTTGTTTGCTTGGTACGGGGTTGCGAGAGCGAGGTGTGGTCGGAGGGGCTGTCGAGTCGAAGCGCTATCTTTCTGCGGAGTTGCCGCATGGGGGCGTCGTCGGGCATGGCCGCGAAAAGGGTCTCGGCATAGCCTCGTTCCCGGTAGATGGTGCGGGCTGCGGCATGGTTCAGACCCGCGACCCAGCCGAGCAAGAGCAGACGGAAATCGTTGTGCCAGCGCATGTCCCGATAGTTCGCCGTCTCGCCGGCCAGTACCTTATTATAAATGGAACGTGTGTACCGTGCGGGGGCATCCTTGGTGTCCAGGGTCACCTTGGAGCTGGCATCGGCTCCGGCAGAGAGATGTTCTAGGACCACAGGAATGATGTCCAGTTTGTCGCTGTCGCGGACCACGCGAACAACGGTGTTCAGCGGTTCGGGCAGGTCGGGGCGCAGATCGCGGACGTTGTGCAGGAACACGGCGCCAAGCACGGTGCGGCGTTCAAAGGTGGAGAATCCACTCATGAGGTCTGAATGCAGCAGGGAGGTAATGCCGAGCCGGGCGTGATTTTTTGACGAGGGATCGTGGAAGGTCGCGTAGGTGCGGTATTGGTCGAACCGACCCGTATCGTGCAGCAGAGCCGCTATGAGCGAGAGTCGTGTCGTGGCGGCATCAAGCTTCTCGTCGCGCACGATGCGTGCGGCCAGATCCCGCACGCGCAGGCTGTGCCGGATTTTGAGGTCGATGTGGTAGTCGTTGTCGGGGTCGCCGGTAAGATATCCAGCAACGTAGTTTTGGAAGCGCTCATCCAGTTGTTGAAGAGAAATGGTCATGATCGTTCAATGCGGCGTTTGTGGCGGAGATATTGCCGTTCGCTCCAGTCTCCCCGCTCATATTCTCGTTTCAGTTCATCCAGTTCCTTACGCCGCAGTTCTTCGGCCTCGGCGTCCAGTTCCTTATCGCGAAGCAGGCCTTTGGGACCGTGCAGGATGCGCAGAAAACCGGCGATGACTGCGAAAATGGCCACCAAAAAGGCAAGTCGGGCCAAAAGCGGAAGCCAGCTTTCTCCCGTACCGCTGGTGAAGGGCCAGAATTCCCAGCCTGTGGGGACGGCGCTTTGCGAAATAAAATGCAGAATCGTCGAATCCATGGCGGCTCCTTACGTTGTGCTGCCCACACATACTGCCCATGGCGCGCCATGGCAAGGAGGAAGGGGGCCGGTGTCTGGACAGGTCGCCCGGGTTTCCGTATCTTCCCGGTTCGATTCCCCACACACCGGAACCATGGGAGTGGATCATGAAGCCGAAGCTGTTGTATATTCTTTGTGCGGTCCTGGCTGTTTGTTGGTTGACCGCGAGCGTTCCCGCCCAGGCATGGCAGTGGGGACAGGCAAACGAGACCGTCTCACAGACCACCGCGCCGCAGCCCGGTGATTCACAGGCGGCTGCCCCCCGGCAACCGAGCAGGGAACCCAGGGGATTCGGCTTGCAGTTTATCCCCATTATTTTGATTATCCCGCTGGCCTGGTTGTTTTTTCGAGGGGTTCATCGCCGTCGCGACGATCAGGATTCAGATTTCCCGTCGTCCAGCAGTGGGAAGGGCGACAGTCGGTTTTCCCAGGAGGACGATCCCGAACATCTCCGGGAAGCATACCGCCGCGCACGAGCGCAATGGGAATGGATGGAAGGCGGGGAGTCCCGTAAGCCCCGGGAGGCGGCTGCATCTTCCCGGGCGGCGTCGGCATCGGCTGACGGTGGGTTTGATGAAAGTGAGTTTTTGCGCGGTGCCAAACTGGCCTATGCCCGGTTGACCGAGGCATTCGACGCGCTGGATGCGGATGCCGCAGCTCCGTTCGCCGCCGAGGCGGTGGTGGAAGGCTTGCGCGCCCGCGCCCGTTCCGGTGCGGTCCCCACAACCACGGAGTTGGTGCTTGTGGAGGCCGAGCTGTTGGAGCATTCCGAGAGCGGGGAGAGTGAAGAGGCTGTTGTATTGTTCGATGCGTTGGTGCGGCGCGGCAATGAGTCGCCTGAGCCGGAGGAGGTCCGGCAGGTCTGGCGTTTTGGCCGCGACCCCCGCGACCCGTCGTCCATGTGGCGGCTGGAGCGCATGGAATCCTATAGTGAACCCGCATCCTGATGAGGAGTGACTTTGGCGAAAGCACCTTTTGATCCCCGGGCTTCCCTGGACGAATTGCTGCATACGGCGCGTTCGCGCTTTGGTGAGGTGGAGTTTCAGGAAGTGGGGTTAAGCGGCGGTCCGTTGGAGATTCTCCAGATCCGGGACATGACCGCATATATCGATAAAATCGTTGCCCGGGCGGGCAATTCCGGTGATGTCCAGTTACCGTTGTGGGCGAAGATCTGGCCCGGCAGCGTGGTTTTGTCCATGTACCTTGAGCGGTGTCCCCTGGTGGAGCACGGCCGGTACCTGGAAATCGGTGCGGGCGTAGGACTGGCCGGACTGATTCTGGCCCGGCGCGGGGTCCATGTGACGCTGACGGACCTGGAGCCGGATGCGTTGCTGTTTTGCCGTATCAACGCTCTGCGGAACGGTCTGGAACAGAATGTGGATGTCGTCGCCGCCGACTTCACCCGTGACCGTCTGGAAGGTACTTTTGACGGAATTCTTGGCGGAGAGGTCTTGTTCCGGCAAAGCATGTTCGAACCGCTTGGAGCATTTCTCGGTGCGCATCTTGCCCCGCGTCCCGATGCCGAGATCGTGCTCAGCGTGGACAGTCAGCGCGAGGGGATTCCTTTTTTTAAGGCCGTTTGTACCGATTACGCCATCATGCGTCAGGACGTACCGTTTTCGGACAAGGACTCCGGCGAACAGCGCACGGCCTGCCTCTATCGGATGCGGAGGAAGTCTTGATGTTGCGACTCGGCAGCTGTCCAAAATCCTACGCCCTGGATCAGGACAAGGTTGTGTCTCCTGCGGATACAGTAGCCAGGGTGCAGGCGTGTCTGGAAAAATTATTCCCCGGCGTGTTGGCGAAAATCGACCGTGTGGACACGGGACGACTCGGCATCCCCGTGTATGTGAGCGAGTGTGGACCTGACGCACGGGCCGTCATGCCCACCCGAAAGCAGATGGGCAAAGGTGCCACACCGGACCAGGCCCGGGCTTCGGCTTTGATGGAACTGGTGGAACGCTATAGCTTTTTTCATTTCTGGGAGAGTGAGGCCTTCACCCAATTGACCTGGAGCGAAGCCGAGGAACAATGGCCGGAACAGCTGTTGCCTTTGGAGCAGATGCTGCAATCCGTGGATGAGACCCTGGCGCCCGAACAGGCTCGTACCGTGCTGGATCTGGTGGAGTGGCGGTTTTGTCCGGCATTGGATGTGGCAACGGGCCGGGACGTGGTGGTTCCTCTGGATTGGTTCAAAAAATTGAACGAATTCAACGGTGCCTCTGCCGGGAACAGCCCTGAGGAATCCATCCTGCAAGGAGCCTGTGAACTGGTGGAGCGCCATGTCTGTGCGCTTGTTGATCGTGAGCGGCCCGAACTGCCCACCATTGATCCGTCGGATTCCGAGGATACGGTATTGCGGGAACTGGTGGACGCGTTCGAACGTAACGGTGTTCGCGTGCTACTCAAGGATTTCAGCCTGGGTATGCCCGTTCCCACGGTGGCGGCGGTGGCCTGGGATCCGTCCACATTCCCCGGCATGAGTGAGATCGTATTCACGGCGGGAACGTCTTCTTCTCCGGTGA is drawn from Paucidesulfovibrio gracilis DSM 16080 and contains these coding sequences:
- a CDS encoding FAD-dependent oxidoreductase, with the translated sequence MIFTSFLALMGIGFTAAVILGVASRLLYVDEDPRLAQVEDALAGANCGGCGYPGCAGAAAAVVAGKEGADVCIVGGEEVARNVASIMGLKVVTLEPRLAHVDCTGGIRAEENYHYEGASDCRAQHLLHGGSKMCPEGCLGLGSCVRACPFDAIFMGENGYPVVNPDACRACGKCEEVCPRGVMSVYGVTDSLLHLNQTSDCLAPCRQRCPGEINIPKYINCVKNGDYASAVQTIKERNPLLLVCGRVCPRPCETVCRRGHVDEPVGINMLKRFVADWEMNSGTRLPVHCAPSTGQRVAVIGGGPAGLSCAYFLRRFGHNPTIFESMPKLGGQLRYGIPEYRLPKDVLDWEIQGILDLGVKVRTEKRFGRDITLESLGERNYDAVFLGIGAWANATLRIPGEDAPGVMSGTEMLTKVGLNVRTGIGKRVIVIGGGNTAIDSARTSVRLGADVTLMYRRSREEMPANPEEIEGAEQEGVNFQFLAQPVEVVLDDSGHACGVKYVQMRLGEADASGRRRPEPVPGSETVLEADSVLAAIGQKPALDCLYEEDQECPLEATRWRTLAADPDTLQTAIPYVFTGGDMFTGPSLVISAIGAGRRAARAIHHYLASGKVTVPDNVLHGLMDYTLFKDVTDVELKERTAMPHVCDLDDRTQCFDEVEGTISESEALYEANRCLRCGLTCYDRDMPAPLLGASSDAATGKTVEVK
- a CDS encoding electron transport complex protein RnfA, with protein sequence MQEYLLLVLAAIFVNNIVLAQYLGNCPFIGTSKSLSVAGGMGAAVVFVATLSTAITWLVQEYLLLPAGLGYLQTIAFILVIASLVQFVEMFLKKMLPPLYRSLGIFLPLITTNCAVLGIALIVQRKEYDFFKAVVFAFASGVGFALALVILSGIRERLDLVRVPRSLKGTPIALILAGLMSLAFFAFKGMIS
- the rsxE gene encoding electron transport complex subunit RsxE, with protein sequence MIRMWKEFSKGLWKELPPFRLVLGLCPVLAVTKTADGGFGMGMAVVFVLTLSNLLVSLVRKIVPPKVRIACYIVIAASLVVAVELLMQAFAYTLYQKLGIFVSLIVVNCIILGRAEAFASKNPPHLSVADGLGMGLGFTLSLTFLGAIREISGYGTLFGAELFGPSFKPFSFMIEAPGAFVCLGMVLGAMNYFTNLQRRRRGLAPRANPTHECGSCGLCKGTER
- the rnfG gene encoding RnfABCDGE type electron transport complex subunit G, with protein sequence MREMLKMIVVLSLICGLAGLSLASLKKFTAPHIVEQELTFVQGPAIAAVFPTFNNDPVKERHVFTIPDTDQEITVFPAKKDDKLLGVAFETKSRGYGGQIGVMVGFTFDPGTVQGIGVTTMKETPGIGARVAKHGFTGQFRGHELTNLELRSQGGDIDAVSGATISSTASVMAVKKALSIYTALKDDFRRVFAEAAQQ
- a CDS encoding RnfABCDGE type electron transport complex subunit D, with the translated sequence MRPPSPLLTVSCPPHIHCGRTTRGIMLETLLALLPAVVMAVVNYGLPALRVMALCAAAAVVVEALCARIMERENETDDLHALLTGLLLAFLLPASAPWWLVLAGAAASIVLGKAVFGGIGASPLAAPCVGWAILSISWPELMNTELTLLDSNFLAPLHELKHFGYLAVEDVPLMDLLLGHEIGGLGAVQTLPVLAGGLWLLARNRIKPLIPLGFVLGVTLTALCFQLINPEEYAGPVFHLLAGSTLFAAFFLTTDNGSSPVFPIGTLLFGLLAGCLLIIIRVWGVHPDGAAFAILLANLAAPLLDRIRPKPLIVHEGAY
- a CDS encoding cytochrome c3 family protein, which translates into the protein MQKRHIPITVVVCLLLAVALAGYLLPATAQKLPVRILFHNNGGRVIFSHLRHHRNYEIACVQCHHETKTEHDRQQAAKAEPVPCGSCHPASFDQDYIAEHVNSFPDKSYCVKCHHAEFGELAFDHEAHKEYAFDDCQACHHGPDIEDEPGHCNQCHDLAGDEYMPSLRDAAHKRCATCHDDMFDKGIKGCSPCHRMKDMTNYSGSYTPCQQCHRTPNPDRELVLTRTNAFHDQCMNCHRDLQKGPYGENDCDKCHIR
- a CDS encoding NAD(P)/FAD-dependent oxidoreductase, producing the protein MNRIYDVVILGSGPGGIQAAIHASRKKADVLMLGRMHKSSLFWAHVENFCCQLKITGEEMLETGKMQAENFGTEIIEEDVLSILPQGKHFQLTIESGRTFTARSLVLATGTSRNRLGVPGEKELLGKGVSYCVECDGGFFRNEPVAVVGGQSAAVGGSVTLSHTASKVWLINDRFDVAPELLAQAREQGVTILENAEVAAIEGENAVTGLQLKDGTRLDVAGVFIELGAKGVLELAATLGLELDETMKYVQTDKKQRTNIPGVYAAGDICGPPLQIAKAVGEGCVAGIEAASYSKRLKTAQTDADKETD
- a CDS encoding HD domain-containing protein codes for the protein MTISLQQLDERFQNYVAGYLTGDPDNDYHIDLKIRHSLRVRDLAARIVRDEKLDAATTRLSLIAALLHDTGRFDQYRTYATFHDPSSKNHARLGITSLLHSDLMSGFSTFERRTVLGAVFLHNVRDLRPDLPEPLNTVVRVVRDSDKLDIIPVVLEHLSAGADASSKVTLDTKDAPARYTRSIYNKVLAGETANYRDMRWHNDFRLLLLGWVAGLNHAAARTIYRERGYAETLFAAMPDDAPMRQLRRKIALRLDSPSDHTSLSQPRTKQTTVSG
- a CDS encoding TIM44-like domain-containing protein; the protein is MKPKLLYILCAVLAVCWLTASVPAQAWQWGQANETVSQTTAPQPGDSQAAAPRQPSREPRGFGLQFIPIILIIPLAWLFFRGVHRRRDDQDSDFPSSSSGKGDSRFSQEDDPEHLREAYRRARAQWEWMEGGESRKPREAAASSRAASASADGGFDESEFLRGAKLAYARLTEAFDALDADAAAPFAAEAVVEGLRARARSGAVPTTTELVLVEAELLEHSESGESEEAVVLFDALVRRGNESPEPEEVRQVWRFGRDPRDPSSMWRLERMESYSEPAS
- a CDS encoding class I SAM-dependent methyltransferase; the encoded protein is MAKAPFDPRASLDELLHTARSRFGEVEFQEVGLSGGPLEILQIRDMTAYIDKIVARAGNSGDVQLPLWAKIWPGSVVLSMYLERCPLVEHGRYLEIGAGVGLAGLILARRGVHVTLTDLEPDALLFCRINALRNGLEQNVDVVAADFTRDRLEGTFDGILGGEVLFRQSMFEPLGAFLGAHLAPRPDAEIVLSVDSQREGIPFFKAVCTDYAIMRQDVPFSDKDSGEQRTACLYRMRRKS